A stretch of Camelina sativa cultivar DH55 chromosome 18, Cs, whole genome shotgun sequence DNA encodes these proteins:
- the LOC104760320 gene encoding protein MALE DISCOVERER 1-like — protein MGCRWNPIGFQFSCFMFLIITLQSRPSLSLESEGFVLLKFRARVDSDPHGTLANWNVSDLDHFCSWFGVTCVDNKVQMLNLSGCSLGGTLAPELSQLSELRSLILSKNNLSGEIPKEFATFAKLEVLDLRDNKLRGVVPSELNKLLTPENLLLSGNKFAGYMTIKFLRLQSLYKVQLNKNRELSSLSPDVLDCVNRKLGYCVSRRSLIRTNKAKAIILRIKATSRHYMVRRQSHGNNCVSNYRPSYSENETSTFKRRELLEGTSNLAAMPAPDAPSPSLEVVTIVFPRSSGSFPALANAKKRLPPLIPPSPPPPSTNNTFSTDPPRNFEEKSKGFKDVWLYVIIGVAAFVAMMIIVAVIFFCRKRAVKSIGPWKTGLSGQLQKAFVTGVPKLNRSELETACEDFSNIIEAFDGYTVYKGTLSSGVEIAVASTAILETKEWTRAMEMTYRRRIDTMSRVNHKNFVNLIGYCEEDEPFNRMMVFEYAPNGTLYEHLHDKEMEHLDWGARMRIIMGTAYCLQYMHELNPPIAHTKLVSSAIYLTDDYAAKVGEVPFSGKTGSKPRKPMSGDLDQSSLPLLSEPETNVYSFGVLMLEIISGKLSDSDEEGSITKWASKYLENDNLRDMIDPTLTTFKEEELEAICDVVRHCLRIDESQRPKMKDVVEQLKEVIKISQEQATPRLSPLWWAELEILSSEAT, from the exons ATGGGTTGTCGATGGAATCCAATTGGGTTCCAATTCTCTTGCTTCATGTTCTTGATCATTACCCTTCAATCTCGTCCCTCCTTGTCCCTCGAATCTGAAG GGTTTGTATTGTTGAAATTCCGGGCAAGAGTTGATTCTGATCCTCATGGAACTCTTGCGAATTGGAATGTTTCTGATCTTGATCATTTCTGTTCTTGGTTTGGTGTAACTTGTGTCGACAATAAAGTGCAAATGCT GAATCTTAGTGGTTGTTCGTTGGGAGGAACTTTAGCTCCTGAGCTAAGTCAATTGAGTGAATTAAGATCTCT AATACTATCCAAGAACAATCTCTCTGGTGAAATTCCAAAGGAGTTTGCAACCTTTGCAAAACTGGAGGTCTTGGATTTGAGAGATAACAAGTTAAGAGGAGTAGTTCCATCCGAGCTAAACAAATTGCTGACACCGGAAAACTT GTTGCTTTCTGGTAACAAATTTGCGGGTTATATGACCATAAAGTTCCTGAGACTTCAGTCGCTATATAAAGTCCAGTTGAACAAGAATCGAGAGCTGTCTTCGCTTTCCCCTGATGTCCTCGACTGTGTAAATAGAAAACTTGGATACTG TGTTTCAAGGAGAAGTCTAATAAGAACAAACAAGGCAAAGGCTATCATATTGCGGATCAAAGCAACTTCAAGACATTACAT GGTGCGTAGACAATCTCATGGGAACAACTGTGTATCGAACTATCGCCCAA gtTATTCAGAGAATGAAACTAGTACCTTCAAAAGACGTGAGTTACTCGAAGGAACAAGTAATTTAGCGGCAATGCCAGCTCCTGATGCTCCTAGTCCTTCTCTTGAGGTCGTAACCATAGTGTTTCCTCGAAGCAGTGGGTCTTTCCCTGCATTAGCTAATGCAAAGAAGAGACTACCTCCGTTGAtccctccttctcctcctcctccttccacCAACAACACATTCTCTACTGATCCACCGAGGAACTTTGAAGAGAAATCAAAAGGGTTTAAGGACGTTTGGTTGTATGTTATCATTGGTGTTGCTGCTTTCGTAGCGATGATGATAATAGTAGCTGTTATATTCTTCTGTCGGAAAAGAGCTGTGAAGAGTATAGGTCCATGGAAGACTGGTTTGAGTGGACAGTTGCAAAAAGCTTTTGTTACCG GTGTACCTAAGCTAAACCGGTCTGAACTAGAAACAGCTTGTGAAGATTTCAGTAATATCATTGAAGCATTTGATGGTTACACTGTCTATAAAGGAACTTTGTCAAGTGGTGTTGAGATTGCGGTTGCTTCAACCGCGATTTTGGAAACTAAAGAATGGACAAGAGCTATGGAAATGACTTACCGCAGAAGG ATTGATACAATGTCAAGAGTCAACCATAAGAACTTTGTGAATCTAATTGGATATTGCGAAGAAGATGAACCGTTTAATAGGATGATGGTTTTCGAATATGCTCCAAATGGAACTCTTTACGAACATTTGCACG ATAAGGAAATGGAGCATCTTGATTGGGGCGCAAGGATGAGGATTATAATGGGAACTGCTTACTGTCTGCAATATATGCACGAGCTTAATCCACCTATCGCACACACGAAACTTGTCTCATCAGCAATTTACTTAACCGATGATTACGCAGCAAAG GTCGGAGAGGTTCCTTTCAGTGGAAAAACCGGGAgtaaaccgagaaaaccgaTGAGTGGTGATTTAGACCAATCGTCATTGCCATTATTATCTGAACCGGAGACTAATGTGTATAGCTTTGGAGTATTAATGCTTGAGATTATCTCTGGAAAGCTCTCAgattcagatgaagaaggatCAATTACGAAATGG GCATCAAAGTATCTGGAGAATGATAACTTGAGAGATATGATTGATCCTACATTGACAacatttaaagaagaagaacttgaagCTATATGCGACGTGGTAAGACATTGTCTAAGAATTGATGAAAGCCAAAGGCCAAAAATGAAAGATGTGGTTGAACAATTGAAAGAAGTAATAAAGATTTCTCAAGAACAAGCAACACCAAGACTCTCTCCTCTTTGGTGGGCAGAGCTTGAGATCTTATCCTCTGAAGCTACATAG